The sequence TGAGTTCGGGGCCCTGCGATCGCCGGCTTGCACCTTCCCGGCTCGCTGCAGATCGGAGGCGGACGCCTACTGCTCCCGCGTCATCGCGTTCGGCGCGGAGTATAGCGCAGGGTTTCGAAACCAAACCAAAGTCCCATTCGCACGAACGGCAGGGTCATTCGTGCGCGAGAAGCCGGCGTCCATAGTCGCCGCATGCCCGGCCCGCCCAGGAACACTCGGGACAGAATCGGCGCCTTCGTGCTGGCGACCGCCGTCGCCTGCCTGCCGGCATCGGTTGCACTGGCCGCGGACAGCCCGGCCGGGGATCGCGCGGGCGCATGGCCCTCGTCGTGGCGCGCCTACCTGTTGTCAGATGGCTCCAAGGTGAGCGACGTCATCGGCGATGTGGGTTGTGGGCAGGGCTACTGCGACGTGAGCAGCGGCCCGTCCGGAAACCTCAACTCGGTCTACTTCAACTCGAATGGCACGAACGTCTTCTTCCGCATCCGGCTCGCGGGCGATCCTCGCAAGGCGTCCGCCGGGGGATTCCAGTCAACGACGTACATGCTCCAGATCGCGGTCGGCGGTGTCGCCCGCGTGGCGGTGGGCCTCGACGGTAAGAATCCACATCGTGACTTCGTGTACGTCGCCAACGCCGATGGCACCGCCCATACCGAGGTCTACGCCACGCCCTTCAACAACGCGGGCGGCGAGCTCTCCGCCGGTGCACGAGGTCTTCCCGACGGGAGCGGCCAGTACTTCGTCGACTGGCAGGTCCCGCTGAGCCGGATCACGCAACGTTCCGGCGGCGCGATCACCGCCTACACACCCGTCCAGCTCTTCTTCGGGACGTCGCAGTCCGCCAACCTGGCGGTTCTCAACAAGGACTTCATGATCGGTAACAGCGTCAATTTCGGCGGCGGCAGCACGGTTACGCTGGTCCTCCCGCCGCCCGTCGCCCCGGCGGCCGTGCCCTCCGCCACTGTGCCTCCGGGCACGACGCCCGCCCCAGCGGCGCCCGCACCCCTTCCGCCCGGGCCACCGACACTGCCGGATGCAAGCATGCCGGCCGGGCCACCGCCCATCGACCTTGCCGTGGCGGTCGTGCTTGTGGCGGTTGGCTTCCTGGTGCTGATCCGTCCTCGCCGTCGGACCTAGCGAGCTCAGACCGCCGGAGAGACGCCCTCCCTCAATGATCCGCCAGCGCGGCCTCCAATCGGGTCAGGCTGGCGTCGAGGTCGCGCTCCGCCGTGTCGGTGACCATTCGTTCCAGCGGCGCCATGAAGATGTTCTCGGCGCGCACCTCCGACGTGAGGGTGGTCTCCGTCCCGCCGTCGTGAGCCGCCAGGTCCAGGGTGGCCACGATCCCCATCCCGCTCACGCTCGCGGCGAGTGCGAGGCGTCGTTCCGGCTCGGCCTCTCGCACCGTGATGTCAGCGGCCACCTGCTGGCCCATCAGCTCGAGCACGACCCGGGCCGTCGAACCGACGGCGGTGGGCGGGGGAGAG is a genomic window of Chloroflexota bacterium containing:
- a CDS encoding SRPBCC family protein, with amino-acid sequence MRRVQRTAQISASPAEVYAFLADPANLPRWQAGIVAAERTSPPPTAVGSTARVVLELMGQQVAADITVREAEPERRLALAASVSGMGIVATLDLAAHDGGTETTLTSEVRAENIFMAPLERMVTDTAERDLDASLTRLEAALADH